The proteins below come from a single Mya arenaria isolate MELC-2E11 chromosome 6, ASM2691426v1 genomic window:
- the LOC128238262 gene encoding uncharacterized protein LOC128238262, which translates to MACADTNEHCDYWTKNGECQKNPVYMNQSCKKACGLCTEGCTNVYPDSNCYFWANRAQCTTNQAFMHLNCKKTCKICNDNSESSTTTANTTRATIKAPTTKAPTTKSLTAKTPTNTPTKAPTTIAPTTKAPTVDTSTKRRVTPTSINTSHAPTITALTIGPNQHQDSSHTEPESTHTALYISVPLLITGVIILVAIVCRRKFNGRDVKKGRSAMNGLPNTTGGNGSELPIYYTIDDDKTVRYDESQKGNLAPTPGAYISPVYHITPHTQEAYDYVDESGTQNDLGYDVSKLHGRADNQYEQGECGTGYNALRIVQSKRGTGQNEHFYDSCDDQLSMQDKKSHNP; encoded by the exons CCTGTGCGGATACAAACGAACATTGTGATTACTGGACAAAAAATGGAGAGTGTCAGAAAAATCCGGTCTACATGAACCAGTCCTGCAAAAAAGCATGCGGCCTCTGCACTGAAG gCTGTACCAACGTGTATCCAGATTCTAATTGCTACTTTTGGGCGAATAGGGCCCAGTGCACGACCAACCAGGCGTTCATGCATTTAAACTGCAAGAAAACTTGCAAAATTTGTAATGATAACTCAGAATCATCAACGACAACAGCAAACACAACAAGGGCAACAATAAAAGCACCAACAACAAAAGCACCAACAACAAAATCACTAACAGCAAAAACACCAACGAATACACCAACCAAGGCACCAACAACAATAGCACCAACAACAAAAGCACCAACAG TTGATACTTCAACAAAGAGACGTGTAACTCCGACATCTATAAACACCAGCCATGCCCCAACGATTACCGCCCTTACAATTGGACCAAATCAGCATCAGGATAGTAGTCACACAG AACCGGAGAGTACTCATACTGCATTGTACATAAGTGTACCCTTACTCATCACTGGCGTCATTATTCTTGTAGCCATCGTTTGTAG gCGAAAATTCAACGGACGCGACGTTAAGAAAGGACGATCTGCTATGAATGGCTTGCCGAACACGACAGGGGGAAATGGCTCAGAACTACCAATTTATTACACCATAGATGATGACAAGACCGTAAGATATGATGAGTCTCAAAAGGGTAATCTGGCACCTACCCCTGGAGCATACATATCGCCTGTCTACCAcataacaccacatacacaagaGGCGTACGACTATGTAGACGAAAGCGGGACACAGAACGATCTCGGATATGATGTGTCTAAACTACATGGTCGAGCTGACAATCAGTATGAACAGGGAGAGTGTGGCACAGGATACAATGCGCTCAGAATCGTACAATCCAAACGTGGAACAGGGCAAAATGAACATTTCTATGACAGTTGTGATGACCAGTTATCCATGCAAGATAAAAAGTCTCACAATCCATGA
- the LOC128238263 gene encoding uncharacterized protein LOC128238263: MPPVGIFHDDIIVVGRKCSPVPPYPGYDLDGNYRPESPVPRIKGSNAEENFNRNRGSIDSWAFYGESSASPRPEPRCPTSESLSNWTHGRHGTIKRLIDGVATSRPDTAPARIKVEAEEIANVSRGGRMCKLLTKYGTEPATPKVPRVKPEAEGTATVHKGGRMKALVHKYGKLPLSARAVPRVKTEGEDNADLDKGKRIQRLVHEYGHLPLSARAAPRVKPEGEENADLDKGKRMNNLVHQYGRMPLSARAVPRVKPEAEESATLDRGGRMDRLMHSCETLPRSPRSPPRVKHVEGHNNNFRGRGSMAKILKSMGRKTCVYQPGVKKKSYLRTSMM; this comes from the coding sequence ATGCCTCCAGTGGGTATCTTTCACGACGACATTATCGTTGTGGGCCGGAAGTGTTCCCCAGTACCGCCGTATCCGGGTTATGATCTAGACGGAAACTACAGACCAGAGTCTCCCGTGCCACGAATCAAGGGCAGCAATGCAGAGGAAAATTTCAACCGTAACCGGGGCTCAATCGATAGCTGGGCGTTCTATGGCGAAAGCTCCGCGTCACCGAGGCCCGAACCACGGTGCCCGACAAGCGAGTCTCTGAGCAACTGGACGCACGGGCGACATGGAACTATAAAACGCTTGATAGACGGTGTCGCTACATCCAGGCCAGATACCGCGCCAGCTAGGATCAAAGTTGAGGCCGAGGAAATAGCTAACGTCAGTCGTGGAGGTCGAATGTGCAAACTGCTCACCAAATATGGAACGGAACCAGCTACTCCCAAAGTGCCACGCGTTAAACCAGAGGCCGAAGGGACCGCAACGGTTCATAAGGGCGGGCGGATGAAAGCTCTTGTTCACAAGTACGGGAAATTGCCGTTGTCGGCGCGTGCAGTCCCGAGGGTGAAAACGGAAGGGGAAGACAATGCAGACCTTGATAAAGGAAAGCGGATACAACGACTGGTCCACGAGTACGGTCATCTTCCGCTCTCTGCGCGCGCAGCACCAAGAGTGAAACCAGAAGGTGAGGAAAACGCGGATCTTGACAAAGGTAAACGGATGAACAATTTAGTGCATCAATATGGGCGTATGCCTCTGTCCGCTCGAGCAGTGCCTCGTGTCAAACCGGAAGCAGAAGAAAGCGCTACTCTAGACCGAGGTGGGCGGATGGATCGGCTAATGCACAGTTGTGAGACACTACCTCGCTCCCCGCGGTCGCCGCCGCGCGTGAAGCACGTGGAAGGCCATAACAACAACTTCCGTGGCCGTGGATCTATggccaaaatattaaaaagtatggGCAGGAAAACATGTGTTTACCAACCAGGAGTTAAAAAAAAGTCGTACCTAAGAACATCGATGATGTAA